A single window of Scomber scombrus chromosome 12, fScoSco1.1, whole genome shotgun sequence DNA harbors:
- the ogdhl gene encoding 2-oxoglutarate dehydrogenase-like, mitochondrial has product MSQFRAIVGVLRGGRVGGSQWLRGRGGGPVRRWIDPKRGCSSGAAAPVPSVVASSSNYVEEMYFAWLEDHKNVHESWDTFFRNMPASSPSGGAGERRPSALLQGRVLSHSPDMAQKVVEDHLAVHTLIRAYQIRGHHVAQLDPLGILDADLDSFVPSDLITTIDKLGFYGLDESDLDRSFQLPSTTFIGGGDTTLPLREIIRRLEMSYCGHIGVEFMFINNVDQCQWIRQKFETPGIMQFNNAEKRTLLARLIRSTRFEDFLARKWSSEKRFGLEGCEVLIPALKTIIDTSSAAGIDSVIMGMPHRGRLNVLANVIRKELDQIFCQFDPKLEAADEGSGDVKYHLGMYHERINRGTDKNITLSLMANPSHLEAVDPVVQGKAKAEQFYRGDTQGKKVMSILMHGDAAFAGQGVVYETFHLSELPSYTTHGTIHVVVNNQIGFTTDPRVARSSPYPTDVARVVNAPIFHVNADDPEAVMYVCRVAAEWKTTFNKDVVIDLVSYRRFGHNEMDEPMFTQPLMYKQIRRQEHVLKKYSDRLIAEGVVTLQEFEEEVAKYDKICEEAYTSSKDEKILHNRHWLDSPWPDFFTAEGEPKSMSCLPTGLDEEVLQHIGQTASSVPLEDFKIHPGVSRILRGRADLVKNRQMDWALGEYMAFGTLLKDGIHVRLSGQDVERGTFSHRHHVLHDQEVDKRICVPMNHLWPNQAPYTVCNSSLSEYGVLGFELGFAMASPNALILWEAQFGDFNNTAQCIIDQFISSGQAKWVRNNGIVLLLPHGMEGMGPEHSSARPERFLQMSKDDPDHFPEFIGDFEVQQLNDCNWIVVNCSTPANYCHVLRRQIMLPFRKPLIIFTPKSLLRHPDARSSFDDLANGTKFKRLILDMGAASQSPGQVKRVIFCTGKVYYELAKERKLQNLEKDIAIIRLEQISPFPFDLVRAEVEKYANAELIWCQEEHKNMGYYDYVRPRFLTVVANKKPIWYVGRDPAAAPATGNKSTHLNELKRFMDTAFNLNAFQGRDN; this is encoded by the exons ATGAGTCAGTTTCGGGCGATAGTGGGTGTGCTGAGGGGCGGGCGTGTTGGAGGGAGTCAGTGGCTGCGAGGGCGTGGAGGGGGCCCGGTCAGGCGCTGGATTGATCCAAAGAGAGGCTGCTCCTCCGGGGCAGCTGCGCCTGTTCCCTCCGTGGTGGCCAGTAGTTCCAACTATGTGGAGGAGATGTACTTCGCCTGGCTGGAGGATCATAAAAACGTCCACGAG TCCTGGGACACGTTCTTCCGTAACATGCCGGCCTCCAGTCCGTCTGGCGGGGCGGGAGAGAGACGcccctctgctctgctccagGGCCGAGTGCTGTCCCACTCACCAGACATGGCACAGAAAGTGGTGGAGGACCACCTGGCTGTGCACACTCTCATTAGAGCCTATCAG ATTCGTGGTCACCATGTTGCCCAGTTAGACCCTTTGGGAATCCTGGATGCTGACCTTGACTCCTTCGTTCCCTCTGACCTGATCACCACCATCGATAAATTAG GTTTCTACGGTCTTGATGAGTCTGACTTGGACAGGAGCTTTCAGCTGCCCTCCACCACCTTCATCGGAGGAGGAGACACCACTCTTCCTCTAAGAGAGATCATACGCAGACTAGAG atgtcCTACTGTGGTCACATAGGAGTCGAATTCATGTTCATTAACAATGTGGACCAGTGTCAATGGATCCGTCAGAAATTTGAGACTCCAGGAATCATGCAGTTCAATAATGCTGAGAAGAGAACTTTGCTAGCCCGCCTGATCAGATCCACACG GTTTGAGGACTTCCTGGCCAGGAAGTGGTCATCAGAGAAACGTTTTGGTCTGGAGGGCTGTGAAGTTCTCATCCCTGCTCTTAAAACCATCATTGACACGTCGAGCGCTGCAGGCATCGACAGTGTGATCATGGGGATGCCACATCG TGGTCGACTGAATGTCTTGGCCAATGTTATCCGTAAGGAGCTGGATCAGATCTTTTGCCAGTTTGACCCCAAATTGGAGGCGGCTGATGAG GGCTCAGGGGATGTCAAATACCACCTTGGGATGTACCATGAGAGGATTAACCGTGGGACAGACAAGAACATCACGCTGTCACTCATGGCGAACCCCTCCCACCTGGAGGCAGTAGATCCAGTGGTTCAGGGCAAGGCCAAAGCTGAGCAGTTCTACAGAGGGGACACTCAGGGGAAAAAG GTGATGTCCATATTGATGCATGGTGATGCTGCTTTTGCTGGACAAGGAGTTGTGTATGAGACCTTCCACCTAAGTGAGCTCCCTTCTTACACCACACATGGTACAATCCACGTGGTGGTCAACAATCAG ATTGGCTTCACGACTGACCCTCGTGTGGCCCGCTCCTCTCCTTACCCCACTGATGTGGCTCGGGTTGTGAATGCACCCATCTTCCATGTAAATGCCGATGACCCCGAGGCTGTCATGTACGTGTGTCGGGTGGCTGCAGAGTGGAAGACCACCTTCAACAAGGATGTTGTCATTGACCTC GTTTCTTACAGACGGTTTGGCCATAATGAAATGGACGAGCCCATGTTCACCCAGCCGCTGATGTACAAACAAATCCGTCGGCAGGAACATGTGCTGAAAAAGTACTCCGACAGGCTCATTGCAGAAGGAGTGGTGACACTGCAGGAATTTGAG GAAGAAGTTGCCAAATATGACAAGATATGTGAGGAAGCATACACCAGCTCCAAGGATGAAAAGATCTTACACAACCGACACTGGCTAGACTCCCCCTGGCCAG ATTTCTTCACAGCTGAGGGAGAACCCAAGAGCATGAGCTGCCTCCCTACAGGATTGGACGAGGAGGTCCTGCAGCACATAGGCCAGACAGCCAGCTCAGTGCCTCTGGAAGATTTTAAGATCCACCCTG GTGTGTCTCGGATCTTGCGTGGTCGGGCTGACCTGGTGAAGAATCGGCAGATGGACTGGGCTCTGGGAGAGTACATGGCCTTCGGCACACTTCTCAAAGATGGAATCCATGTGCGACTCAGTGGGCAGGATGTAGAGCGGGGCACCTTTAG TCACCGTCATCACGTTCTGCATGACCAAGAGGTGGACAAACGTATCTGTGTTCCCATGAACCATCTGTGGCCCAACCAGGCTCCTTACACCGTCTGCAACAGCTCTTTATCAGAGTACGGAGTTCTAG GTTTTGAACTTGGCTTTGCCATGGCCAGCCCTAATGCTCTGATCCTCTGGGAGGCCCAGTTTGGAGACTTTAACAACACAGCCCAGTGTATCATTGACCAGTTCATCAGTTCAGGCCAGGCCAAGTGGGTCCGCAACAATGGCATTGTCCTACTACTGCCACATGGGATGGAGGGAATG GGTCCTGAACATTCATCAGCCAGACCTGAGCGCTTCCTGCAAATGAGCAAAGATGACCCTGATCACTTccct GAGTTCATTGGAGATTTTGAAGTCCAGCAGCTGAACGACTGCAACTGGATCGTGGTCAACTGCTCCACGCCTGCCAACTACTGTCATGTGCTCAGACGCCAGATTATGCTGCCATTCAGAAAACCG ttgattattttcactcccAAATCTCTGCTGAGGCACCCCGATGCAAGGTCCAGTTTTGATGACCTCGCCAATG GTACTAAATTCAAGAGGTTGATTCTAGACATGGGAGCCGCCAGTCAAAGCCCTGGCCAAGTGAAAAGGGTGATCTTCTGCACTGGTAAAGTCTACTATGAACTGGCTAAAGAGAGGAAACTGCAAAACCTGGAGAAAGACATTGCCATCATCAGACTTGAACAG ATCTCTCCATTCCCGTTTGACCTGGTCAGAGCAGAGGTCGAAAAATATGCCAATGCTGAGCTGATCTGGTGTCAGGAGGAGCACAAGAACATGGGTTACTATGATTATGTCAGGCCACGTTTCCTCACAGTGGTGGCCAACAAGAAACCAATTtg GTATGTGGGACGAGACCCTGCTGCCGCTCCTGCAACAGGGAACAAGTCCACCCACCTCAATGAGCTGAAGAGGTTCATGGACACAGCTTTCAACCTGAACGCCTTCCAGGGGAGGGACAATTGA